From the genome of Mucilaginibacter paludis DSM 18603:
TCACCGGGAGTACCGTGTACGGTAATGAAAGCAAAATCAAATTTTATTCGATCGCCGTTAAGGCTCAGGCTAAAATCGTTTTTGTCGATATCAATGTGCTCCCCTCCTTCTGATTCGTAAAACCAACCATCGGCTGTGATCAGGATGGTATAAACCTTATATTTTTCTGCCGGTAAATTGGCCGCTATATATTGGGCGCTTTTAACAGACACTTCGTATTCGCCGCTAAATCCTCCGGCTAAAAGAGCAATATTTTTCATTTTTATGTAATGCTAACCTGTTTTCAGTTTGCTAATTATATTCAGGCTTCCAAATATAAACCTTAGTCGCAATTTTCGAGATTAAAAGTTCAATTGCTGCCTGCTCTCAAATATTGCTGTTATGGCATGCAGGTTTTAGTAAAAAGAAAATCCAACAATAGCAGCCTTTCGTACATCAATGAATAAACGGGCCGGTATCAGCCAGAATTATTGTTTCTCAAAAAACGTTTAAACTGAAATTTGATGAACGATACTTTTCCTTCAGAAAAAGACTTGGTTTGCGCACTCAAAGAGCGCAATCCGAAGGCGCTACAGGTAATTCACAACAGGTACGCTGAAACTCTTTCCGGTGTAGCTTCCACAGTTCTTAAAGATCAGGATTGCTCGGGTGTGATATTGCAGG
Proteins encoded in this window:
- a CDS encoding RNA polymerase sigma factor; this translates as MNDTFPSEKDLVCALKERNPKALQVIHNRYAETLSGVASTVLKDQDCSGVILQDIFLAIWDSIDQYDPAKSPLLTWMYHIAQKHALAIHHTQTLLYVNDNPG